A genomic segment from Lutibacter sp. A80 encodes:
- a CDS encoding YicC/YloC family endoribonuclease, giving the protein MIQSMTGYGKTVLQLPTKKITIELKSLNSKNLDLNVRIPAYYREKELYIRKKLAKALVRGKVDFSVFIENNGVELSSKVNENVVKEYMNQLRTIVDSSEIELLKMAVKLPDSLKTEREELDAEEWQQINIAIETAVTEIKTYRVDEGKALLEDFILRISNIENLLKDVVKVDPERVELVKEKLRKSIAELETNIDQNRFEQELIYYIEKLDITEEKVRLKNHLDYFKKALKSDDSNGKKLGFITQEIGREINTIGSKSNFAPMQKLVVQMKDELEKIKEQNLNVL; this is encoded by the coding sequence ATGATACAATCAATGACTGGGTACGGCAAGACCGTATTACAACTTCCAACCAAAAAAATTACGATTGAATTAAAATCGTTAAACAGTAAAAATTTAGATTTAAACGTTCGTATTCCGGCTTATTATAGAGAAAAGGAATTATATATTCGTAAAAAACTGGCTAAAGCTTTGGTGAGAGGAAAAGTTGATTTTTCTGTTTTTATTGAGAACAATGGTGTTGAACTTTCGTCTAAAGTAAATGAAAATGTTGTAAAAGAATATATGAATCAACTAAGAACTATAGTAGATTCTAGCGAAATTGAATTGCTTAAAATGGCTGTAAAATTACCAGATTCTTTAAAAACTGAACGCGAAGAATTAGATGCGGAAGAATGGCAACAGATAAACATTGCAATTGAAACAGCGGTTACTGAAATAAAAACATATAGAGTTGACGAAGGAAAAGCTTTGTTAGAAGATTTTATATTAAGAATTTCAAATATTGAAAATCTGCTTAAAGATGTAGTAAAAGTAGATCCAGAACGTGTTGAGCTTGTTAAAGAGAAATTAAGAAAATCTATAGCAGAATTAGAAACTAATATAGATCAAAATAGGTTTGAGCAAGAACTTATTTATTATATTGAAAAATTAGATATTACCGAAGAAAAAGTTCGATTAAAAAACCATTTAGATTACTTTAAAAAGGCATTAAAATCTGACGACTCTAATGGTAAAAAATTAGGATTTATTACGCAAGAAATTGGTAGAGAGATAAATACAATTGGTTCTAAATCTAATTTTGCTCCTATGCAAAAATTAGTAGTTCAAATGAAAGATGAACTTGAAAAAATAAAAGAACAAAATTTAAACGTATTATAG
- the gmk gene encoding guanylate kinase: MQKEGKLIVFSAPSGSGKTTIVHHLLKQKQLNLDFSISATSRPLRGKEIDGKDYYFISAEAFKNHIDKEDFIEWEEVYTDNYYGTLKKEVERIWKLGKHVIFDIDVIGGLNIKKQFPEQTLAVFVQPPSIEEMERRLRNRKTDTEEKIKERVAKASKELNYAKDFDVILVNDNLEDAKNEAHKLIENFVK; the protein is encoded by the coding sequence ATGCAAAAAGAGGGGAAACTTATTGTTTTTTCGGCACCTTCAGGCTCTGGTAAAACAACAATTGTACATCATTTATTAAAGCAAAAACAATTAAATTTAGATTTTTCAATTTCGGCAACTTCTCGTCCGCTAAGAGGTAAAGAAATAGATGGAAAAGATTATTATTTTATTTCTGCTGAAGCTTTTAAAAACCATATAGATAAAGAAGATTTTATAGAGTGGGAAGAGGTTTATACCGATAATTACTACGGAACTTTAAAAAAAGAAGTAGAACGTATTTGGAAATTAGGAAAGCACGTAATATTTGATATTGATGTTATTGGTGGTTTAAACATAAAAAAACAATTTCCAGAACAAACATTAGCTGTTTTTGTACAACCGCCATCTATTGAAGAAATGGAACGCAGGTTAAGAAATAGAAAAACAGACACCGAAGAAAAAATTAAAGAACGCGTAGCAAAAGCATCAAAAGAACTTAATTATGCAAAGGATTTTGACGTAATTTTAGTAAATGATAATTTAGAAGATGCAAAAAATGAAGCACATAAATTAATTGAAAACTTTGTAAAATAA
- the nadD gene encoding nicotinate (nicotinamide) nucleotide adenylyltransferase: MKVGLFFGTFNPIHIGHLIIANYMAEFSDLDQVWFVITPLSPFKQKKSMLDNIHRLAIADIAVEEYSKLETSNIEFKLPQPNYTINTLIHIEEKYPKHQFCLIMGEDNLKGFHKWKNYETILENYELYVYPRISEGTVESEFLKHPHVHRVDAPIVQISSTFIRKSIKEKKDIRIMLTPNVWKYIDEMNFYRK, translated from the coding sequence ATGAAAGTAGGATTGTTTTTCGGAACCTTTAATCCAATTCATATTGGGCATTTAATAATTGCAAATTATATGGCCGAATTTTCGGATTTAGATCAAGTTTGGTTTGTAATAACACCTTTAAGTCCGTTTAAACAAAAAAAATCTATGTTAGATAATATACATAGGTTAGCAATTGCAGATATTGCTGTTGAAGAATATTCAAAATTAGAAACTTCGAACATAGAGTTTAAATTACCGCAACCTAACTATACTATAAATACATTAATTCATATCGAAGAAAAATATCCAAAACACCAATTTTGTTTAATAATGGGCGAGGATAATTTAAAAGGGTTTCATAAATGGAAAAATTATGAAACAATTCTTGAAAATTACGAGTTGTATGTGTATCCTAGAATTTCAGAAGGTACTGTAGAAAGTGAGTTTTTAAAACATCCACATGTGCATAGAGTAGATGCTCCAATTGTTCAAATCTCATCAACATTTATTAGAAAAAGTATCAAAGAAAAAAAAGATATTAGAATTATGTTGACACCAAATGTGTGGAAATATATAGACGAAATGAATTTTTATAGAAAGTAA
- a CDS encoding M23 family metallopeptidase — MAEKPKNRGKFRQKLINKYRLVVLNEDTFEEKLSFKLTRLNVFIFGGLFSILLIVGTIFLIAFTQLREYIPGYSSTKLKREATQLIYKTDSLEQVLKVNNIYIQKVRDLLTGEITEVQFDKDSVLESIHFDKDSMNLNPSEADLEFRLDVERADRYSIFDEATKKADIVFFAPVVGTLTDGYNPKTKHFAVDIAVEMGTPVKSVADGTVIFAAWTSETGHVIIVKHSGGFISVYKHNTAIHKEQGDLVKSGEVIASAGNSGEFSTGPHLHFELWNEGYPVNPVNYIDFE, encoded by the coding sequence ATGGCAGAAAAACCTAAAAATAGAGGGAAATTTAGACAAAAATTAATAAATAAATACCGTTTAGTGGTTTTAAATGAAGATACTTTTGAAGAAAAGTTATCGTTTAAATTAACTAGATTAAATGTATTTATTTTTGGAGGTTTATTTTCTATTTTATTAATTGTTGGAACCATATTTTTAATTGCTTTTACCCAACTAAGAGAATACATTCCTGGATATTCTTCAACTAAATTAAAGCGAGAAGCAACCCAACTAATATATAAAACAGATTCTTTAGAGCAAGTTCTAAAAGTTAATAATATATACATTCAAAAAGTTAGAGATTTGTTAACTGGAGAAATAACCGAAGTTCAATTCGATAAAGACTCCGTATTAGAATCCATACATTTTGATAAAGATTCTATGAATCTTAACCCTTCAGAAGCAGATTTAGAATTTAGATTAGACGTAGAAAGAGCTGATAGGTATAGCATTTTTGATGAAGCAACTAAAAAAGCAGATATTGTGTTTTTTGCTCCTGTAGTAGGAACTTTAACAGATGGGTATAACCCAAAAACAAAACATTTTGCAGTAGATATTGCTGTAGAAATGGGAACTCCTGTTAAATCTGTTGCCGACGGAACGGTAATTTTTGCTGCTTGGACTTCAGAAACTGGACATGTTATTATTGTAAAGCATTCTGGTGGTTTTATATCTGTTTATAAACACAATACAGCAATTCATAAAGAGCAAGGCGATTTAGTAAAATCGGGAGAAGTAATCGCTTCTGCAGGAAACAGTGGTGAGTTTAGTACAGGACCACATTTACATTTCGAATTATGGAATGAAGGATATCCCGTTAATCCTGTTAATTATATTGATTTTGAATAA
- a CDS encoding GH3 auxin-responsive promoter family protein produces the protein MSIKSILAKPFAKLVTNKFYKESNNSVQVQQKVFNKLIVKAKNTAFGKDHNFDKIQNYQDFKSQVPIRDYEALKPYIDRVVAGESDVLWKGKPLYFAKTSGTTSGTKYIPLTKESMPMHINAAKNSLLLYINETKNTDFLNGKMIFLQGSPELKEKNGINVGRLSGITAHYIPQYLTKNRLPSWETNCIEDWEQKIEAIIDETINEDMTLIGGIPPWVQMYFERIVARTGKKVGEVFPNFNLFAYGGVNFEPYRNKFEELIGRKIDAIEMYPASEGFIAYQDSQNEKAMMLLVNNGMFYEFIPSEEFFNENPTRISLADVKLGVNYVIILNTNAGLWGYNIGDTIEFLSINPPRIVVTGRIKHFISAFGEHVIGKEIEDSINAHTVDTEISVSEFTVAPQITPETGLPYHEWFIEFDKKPTDIEDFAKKIDATLQQQNSYYLDLIVGKILQPLKITVIEKGGFNKYMKSVGKLGGQNKVPRLSNDRKIADALTEFKEK, from the coding sequence ATGAGTATTAAATCTATTTTAGCAAAACCTTTTGCAAAACTTGTAACAAATAAATTTTATAAAGAAAGTAATAACTCGGTTCAAGTTCAGCAAAAAGTATTTAATAAATTAATTGTAAAAGCAAAAAATACAGCTTTTGGAAAAGATCATAATTTTGATAAAATTCAAAATTATCAAGACTTTAAAAGTCAAGTTCCAATTAGAGATTATGAAGCTTTAAAACCATATATAGATAGAGTTGTAGCTGGAGAATCTGATGTGTTATGGAAAGGAAAACCCCTATATTTTGCTAAAACTTCGGGTACAACTTCAGGTACAAAATACATTCCTTTAACAAAAGAATCTATGCCAATGCATATAAATGCGGCAAAAAATTCACTTTTACTGTATATAAACGAAACTAAAAATACAGACTTCTTAAATGGTAAAATGATTTTTTTACAAGGAAGTCCAGAATTAAAAGAAAAAAACGGAATTAATGTAGGTAGGTTATCTGGTATAACGGCACATTATATTCCTCAGTATTTAACAAAAAACAGACTGCCAAGTTGGGAAACCAATTGTATTGAAGATTGGGAGCAAAAGATTGAAGCAATTATAGATGAAACTATAAATGAAGATATGACACTTATAGGAGGTATACCGCCTTGGGTGCAAATGTATTTTGAAAGAATTGTAGCACGTACAGGAAAAAAAGTAGGAGAGGTTTTTCCAAACTTTAATTTATTTGCTTACGGTGGTGTTAATTTTGAACCTTACAGAAATAAGTTTGAAGAATTGATAGGTAGAAAAATTGATGCAATTGAAATGTATCCTGCTTCTGAAGGTTTTATTGCCTACCAAGATTCTCAAAATGAAAAAGCTATGATGCTTTTAGTGAATAATGGAATGTTTTATGAATTTATTCCTTCTGAAGAATTTTTTAATGAAAATCCAACAAGAATTTCATTAGCAGATGTTAAGTTAGGTGTAAATTATGTTATTATTTTAAATACAAACGCTGGTCTTTGGGGGTATAATATTGGAGATACCATAGAGTTTTTATCAATTAACCCACCAAGAATTGTAGTTACAGGAAGAATAAAACATTTTATTTCTGCATTTGGAGAACATGTAATTGGTAAAGAAATTGAAGATTCTATAAATGCACATACCGTTGATACCGAAATTAGTGTTAGCGAATTTACAGTTGCACCGCAAATAACACCAGAAACAGGCTTACCATACCACGAATGGTTTATAGAATTTGATAAAAAGCCAACTGATATTGAAGATTTTGCAAAAAAAATAGACGCTACTTTACAACAACAGAATAGCTATTATTTAGACTTAATAGTTGGTAAAATTTTACAACCTTTAAAAATTACAGTGATTGAAAAAGGTGGTTTTAATAAGTATATGAAATCGGTTGGAAAATTAGGTGGACAAAATAAAGTACCACGTTTATCTAATGATCGAAAAATTGCAGATGCATTAACAGAGTTTAAAGAAAAATAA